The following are encoded together in the Hippoglossus stenolepis isolate QCI-W04-F060 chromosome 12, HSTE1.2, whole genome shotgun sequence genome:
- the cdc42ep3 gene encoding cdc42 effector protein 3, which yields MPAKAPIYLKPTNNKKGKKCRLRDMLSPDMISPPLGDFRHTIHIGRGGERDAFGDMSFLQGNYELLPGKGNVHPQYGIQSEFLRANSTGDASFAETPSPVLKNAISLPTIGGCQALTLPLISSTVFSMPPEPLEDIIGPTAPMKVDRAEEVEILQMDALLRSMDVYISEPSSPSAAIQSKPDVLLDLLENTDKSTSKAVAKANKINKSESRFDKPSSYFINGHSNSIYKGNGSLNSNTSSDSFDSFSYKGDFQGKTCNGSMSLNGNCNGYGHFDNDITLGFKQELSKCNREWVDRDSGVEEGRICDFDLEFSKEKSTSQGSLNQITGSFLSLELDLGPSILDDVLNIMDKPAAKSRP from the coding sequence ATGCCAGCAAAAGCACCCATATACCTGAAGCCCACCAATAATAAGAAGGGGAAAAAGTGTCGCCTCCGTGATATGTTGTCCCCAGATATGATCAGTCCACCACTCGGTGACTTCCGCCACACAATCCACATTGGCAGGGGTGGGGAGAGAGACGCCTTTGGAGACATGTCCTTCCTTCAGGGGAACTATGAGCTCCTACCAGGGAAAGGAAATGTTCACCCTCAGTATGGCATCCAAAGTGAGTTTCTGCGTGCAAACAGCACAGGTGATGCATCCTTTGCCGAGACACCCTCCCCAGTACTCAAGAATGCCATCTCCCTCCCAACTATAGGTGGCTGCCAGGCCCTCACCCTTCCCCTGATCTCCTCCACTGTGTTCTCCATGCCCCCAGAGCCATTGGAGGACATCATTGGGCCTACAGCTCCCATGAAAGTTGACAgggctgaggaggtggagatccTGCAGATGGATGCTCTGTTGCGCTCTATGGATGTCTACATCAGCGAGCCTTCGTCTCCCTCCGCAGCTATCCAGTCGAAGCCTGACGTCCTCTTGGATCTGCTGGAAAACACAGATAAGTCCACCTCTAAGGCAGTTGCCAAAGCCAACAAAATCAACAAGAGTGAAAGCAGATTTGATAAACCATCATCATATTTTATCAATGGCCACAGCAACAGCATCTACAAAGGTAACGGAAGCCTTAACAGCAACACAAGCAGTGACAGCTTTGACAGCTTTAGCTATAAAGGGGACTTCCAGGGAAAGACCTGCAATGGTAGCATGAGTCTCAATGGCAACTGCAATGGTTATGGACACTTTGACAATGACATTACCCTTGGCTTCAAGCAGGAGCTCTCAAAGTGCAACAGAGAGTGGGTGGATCGGGACAGTGGCGTGGAGGAGGGCCGCATCTGTGATTTTGATTTAGAGTTTTCCAAGGAGAAGAGCACATCGCAGGGTTCCCTCAACCAGATCACGGGGTCATTCCTCTCGCTCGAACTTGATCTGGGCCCATCCATCCTGGACGATGTGCTCAACATAATGGATAAACCCGCAGCAAAGAGCAGGCCTTGA